The stretch of DNA ATCAGGGATTGATGAACGGCGATTTCGTCCGGCTTTTCAGGTGAGCCATGCGTCCTGATATAATCCGGACTCGCCACCAGCCTGCCGTAAATCTGACCAACGCGCCTTGCGATCAGGTTAGAGTCGCGCAGGGCGCCGACCCGGATCGCGCAGTCGAAGCCGTCCGCGATCAGATCGACGAACCGATCGCTGTATTCAGCGTGGATTTGAAGCTGTGGGTGGTGGCGCGCCATCTCCGCAAGCACGGGCGCAAAATGCACCGGGCCCGATGTTAACGGGACGGCGACCCGCAAGCGCCCGCGAAGGTCACCGGAGGGCAGTATCGTTTCTCGCGCGATGTCGATCTCGGCGCAGATCCTTGCCGCATAATCGCGAAACGTGCTCCCGGCTTCCGTCAGCCCAGCACCACGGGTCGTGCGCGCAAGAAGCTGGATACCGAGCGCTTCCTCAAGCCGGATGAGGCGCCGACTGACCATTGACTTGGAGATCCCCAGTCGACGTGCCGCGGGAGAAACGCCCCCGGCATCGGCAACTTCGACAAATGTCCGCAGATCCTCGATGTCCATTTGGCGTTCCCCGCTTCGCGATACAGCCTGGCCTCCATGCCTATCGCGCTGCCCTCACGATTGGCGCGACTTCAGTGCC from Rhizobium sp. 007 encodes:
- a CDS encoding LysR family transcriptional regulator produces the protein MDIEDLRTFVEVADAGGVSPAARRLGISKSMVSRRLIRLEEALGIQLLARTTRGAGLTEAGSTFRDYAARICAEIDIARETILPSGDLRGRLRVAVPLTSGPVHFAPVLAEMARHHPQLQIHAEYSDRFVDLIADGFDCAIRVGALRDSNLIARRVGQIYGRLVASPDYIRTHGSPEKPDEIAVHQSLIGAEAWRFMDGDKIVTVQPQGRFSSDNGAALASAAAAGLGLAWLPDCVTHEYLAAGALVPVMTRYPLPVGGVYVVRPPSPHPARKVRILSEFLIEAFERNPHL